From the genome of Streptomyces sp. V1I1, one region includes:
- a CDS encoding NAD(P)/FAD-dependent oxidoreductase, with protein MTSTVPTAVQHTEAQPPITMFGPDFPYAYDDFLAHPAGLGQIPATEHGAEVAVIGGGLSGLVAAYELMKMGLKPVVYEADRIGGRLRTVGFEGCDPELSAEMGAMRFPPSSTALQHYIDLVGLTTEPFPNPLAPGTPSTVVDLKGESHYAETIDDLPQVYRDVMDAWNACLEEGADFSDMNRAMRERDVPRIREIWAKLVEKLDNQTFYGFLCESEAFKSFRHREIFGQVGFGTGGWDTDFPNSILEILRVVYSEADDHHRGIVEGSQQLPLRLWEREPEKIVHWAQGTSLKSLHDGDPRPAVTRLRRTAGNRITVTDASGDIRTYQAAIFTAQSWMLLSKIACDDSLFPIDHWTAMERTHYMESSKLFVPVDRPFWLDKAVDDRGNPTGRDVMSMTLTDRMTRGTYLLDSGPDKPAVICLSYTWCDDSLKWLPLSANERMEVMLKSLGEIYPKVDIRSHIIGNPVTVSWENEPYFMGAFKANLPGHYRYQRRLFTHFMQDRLPEDKRGVFLAGDDISWTAGWAEGAVQTALNAVWGVMTHFGGTTDASNPGPGDLYDEIAPVELPED; from the coding sequence ATGACGTCCACGGTGCCCACCGCTGTCCAGCACACCGAAGCGCAGCCGCCGATCACCATGTTCGGTCCGGACTTTCCGTACGCGTACGACGATTTCCTCGCCCACCCGGCCGGCCTCGGCCAGATACCGGCGACCGAGCACGGCGCCGAGGTCGCGGTGATCGGCGGTGGGCTCTCCGGCCTGGTCGCCGCGTACGAGCTGATGAAGATGGGCCTCAAGCCGGTCGTCTACGAGGCGGACCGGATCGGTGGCCGGCTGCGCACCGTCGGCTTCGAGGGCTGCGATCCCGAGCTGTCCGCCGAGATGGGCGCGATGCGCTTCCCGCCCTCCTCCACCGCGCTGCAGCACTACATCGACCTGGTGGGCCTGACGACGGAGCCCTTCCCCAACCCCCTCGCCCCCGGCACCCCGTCGACCGTCGTCGACCTCAAGGGCGAGTCGCACTACGCCGAGACCATCGACGATCTGCCGCAGGTCTACCGCGATGTGATGGACGCCTGGAACGCCTGTCTGGAGGAGGGCGCCGACTTCTCCGACATGAACCGCGCCATGCGCGAGCGCGATGTTCCGCGCATCCGCGAGATCTGGGCGAAGCTGGTGGAGAAGCTCGACAACCAGACCTTCTACGGCTTCCTCTGCGAGTCCGAGGCCTTCAAGTCCTTCCGGCACCGCGAGATCTTCGGTCAGGTCGGCTTCGGCACGGGTGGCTGGGATACCGACTTCCCCAACTCCATCCTGGAGATCCTGCGCGTCGTCTACTCCGAGGCCGACGACCACCACCGTGGCATCGTCGAAGGCAGCCAGCAGCTGCCGCTGCGGCTCTGGGAGCGCGAGCCCGAGAAGATCGTGCACTGGGCGCAGGGCACGTCCCTGAAGTCCCTCCACGACGGCGACCCGCGCCCGGCCGTGACCCGGCTGCGCCGCACCGCGGGCAACCGGATCACCGTGACCGACGCCTCCGGCGACATCCGCACGTACCAGGCCGCCATCTTCACCGCGCAGTCCTGGATGCTGCTGTCCAAGATCGCCTGCGACGACTCGCTCTTCCCCATCGACCACTGGACGGCGATGGAGCGGACCCACTACATGGAGTCGTCCAAGCTCTTCGTTCCGGTCGACCGGCCCTTCTGGCTGGACAAGGCCGTTGACGACAGGGGGAATCCGACCGGCCGCGACGTCATGTCGATGACGCTCACCGACCGGATGACCCGCGGCACGTATCTGCTGGACAGCGGGCCTGACAAGCCCGCCGTCATCTGCCTCTCGTACACCTGGTGCGACGACAGCCTCAAGTGGCTGCCGCTGTCCGCGAACGAGCGGATGGAGGTCATGCTCAAGTCGCTCGGCGAGATCTACCCGAAGGTCGACATCCGCAGCCACATCATCGGCAACCCGGTGACCGTTTCCTGGGAGAACGAGCCGTACTTCATGGGCGCGTTCAAGGCGAACCTGCCCGGCCACTACCGCTACCAGCGGCGGCTGTTCACCCACTTCATGCAGGACCGGCTGCCCGAGGACAAGCGCGGCGTCTTCCTGGCCGGCGACGACATCTCTTGGACGGCGGGCTGGGCCGAGGGCGCCGTACAGACCGCGCTGAACGCGGTGTGGGGTGTGATGACCCACTTCGGCGGTACGACCGACGCGAGCAACCCGGGTCCGGGCGACCTCTACGACGAGATCGCTCCGGTCGAGCTGCCGGAGGACTGA
- a CDS encoding DUF5995 family protein, with product MAHTEQVPLDTVVERMHSFRSSWPATDGVAVFNRVYLAVTEEIDRCIDGGEFPDRRAAVTLDVLFARRYLTAVDAAAAGHRPPACWRPLFQYRRHPGVRPLQFALAGINAHIGHDLALAVVDTCHALGCEPADLEGEFDRVGDILTLLEERIREDLMPGPDLLEIADPLTHLLGSWSLDRARDGAWSAARLLWGVRELPGLAEEFTERLDTGVGLVGRCLLTPWP from the coding sequence ATGGCGCACACGGAACAGGTCCCGCTCGACACCGTGGTGGAGCGGATGCACTCCTTCCGCTCCAGCTGGCCGGCCACGGACGGGGTGGCCGTCTTCAACCGCGTCTATCTGGCCGTGACGGAGGAGATCGACCGGTGCATCGACGGCGGTGAGTTCCCCGACCGGCGCGCCGCCGTGACGCTGGACGTCCTTTTCGCGCGGCGCTATCTGACGGCCGTGGACGCGGCGGCCGCGGGCCATCGCCCGCCGGCCTGCTGGCGGCCGCTGTTCCAGTACCGGCGCCATCCCGGTGTACGACCGCTGCAGTTCGCCCTCGCCGGCATCAATGCGCACATCGGGCACGATCTGGCCCTCGCGGTGGTGGACACCTGTCATGCCCTCGGCTGCGAACCGGCCGATCTGGAGGGCGAGTTCGACCGCGTGGGCGACATTCTCACCCTGCTGGAGGAGCGCATCCGCGAGGATCTGATGCCGGGCCCCGATCTGCTGGAGATCGCCGATCCGCTCACGCATCTGCTCGGCTCCTGGAGCCTGGACCGGGCCCGCGACGGCGCCTGGTCGGCGGCGCGGCTGCTGTGGGGCGTACGCGAACTCCCGGGCCTGGCCGAGGAGTTCACCGAGCGGCTGGACACCGGAGTCGGACTCGTCGGGCGCTGTTTGCTCACTCCCTGGCCCTGA
- a CDS encoding alginate lyase family protein, whose product MTGSPRRRLGVVLTAVAACVTVLVPIASSQAAASSSPRAPKTVVMDGKRLLQAKARLGHGDPALRRAAKDLVVRADGWLGKGPWTVVDKPKPAPSGDPHDYLSQAPYWWPSQPKTPENPWGCPYVQRDGERNPEVDTGTDRPDIGKVVGSATTLSLAWYYTGKKQYAEHASKVLRTWFVDPATRMNPQLNHGQFIPCKYDGRAIGIIDFSQQYTSVLDAIAILDTGAPGWSRSDRAGMRAWNVSFLDWLVNSPFGKQEAAAKNNHGTFHDMQVAALALATGDKELARKVVRDARGLRIDPQIAADGSQPQELARTRSWHYSTFDLVAYTRLADIGRHVGVNLWSYEGPDGQSLFKAVDYLLPAATGAARWPHPELEFYRYAASDVVHAAADAGDRRAKAAVPRLETPPGGDLWALRPAAEQLDSIAG is encoded by the coding sequence ATGACCGGAAGTCCCCGACGGCGCCTGGGAGTTGTACTCACCGCCGTGGCCGCCTGTGTCACCGTCCTCGTACCGATCGCGTCGTCCCAGGCAGCGGCGTCCAGCTCGCCCCGGGCGCCCAAGACCGTGGTGATGGACGGAAAGCGGCTCCTCCAGGCCAAGGCGCGGCTCGGCCACGGCGATCCGGCGCTGCGCAGGGCGGCCAAGGACCTGGTCGTCCGCGCGGACGGCTGGCTGGGGAAGGGGCCCTGGACGGTCGTGGACAAGCCCAAGCCCGCGCCGAGCGGCGACCCCCACGACTATCTGAGCCAGGCGCCCTACTGGTGGCCCTCGCAGCCCAAGACGCCCGAGAATCCCTGGGGTTGCCCGTACGTCCAGCGCGACGGCGAGCGCAATCCCGAGGTCGACACCGGTACCGACCGGCCTGACATCGGCAAGGTCGTGGGCTCGGCCACCACGCTGAGCCTGGCGTGGTACTACACGGGCAAGAAGCAGTACGCCGAGCACGCCTCGAAGGTCCTGCGCACCTGGTTCGTGGACCCCGCGACCCGGATGAACCCCCAGCTGAACCACGGGCAGTTCATCCCCTGCAAGTACGACGGCCGGGCCATCGGCATCATCGACTTCTCGCAGCAATACACCAGCGTCCTGGACGCCATCGCGATCCTGGACACGGGGGCACCCGGCTGGTCCAGGAGCGACCGGGCCGGTATGCGGGCCTGGAACGTGTCCTTCCTGGACTGGCTGGTGAACTCGCCCTTCGGCAAGCAGGAAGCGGCGGCCAAGAACAACCACGGCACCTTCCACGACATGCAGGTCGCCGCGCTCGCGCTCGCCACCGGCGACAAGGAGCTGGCGCGCAAGGTCGTCCGCGACGCCCGCGGGCTGCGGATCGACCCGCAGATAGCGGCCGACGGCAGCCAGCCCCAGGAGCTCGCCCGGACCCGCAGCTGGCACTACTCCACCTTCGACCTGGTCGCGTACACCCGGCTCGCCGACATCGGCAGGCATGTCGGCGTCAACCTGTGGTCGTACGAAGGCCCGGACGGCCAGAGCTTGTTCAAGGCGGTCGACTATCTGCTGCCCGCCGCGACCGGGGCCGCCCGCTGGCCGCACCCCGAGCTCGAGTTCTACCGGTACGCGGCGAGCGATGTCGTGCACGCGGCCGCGGACGCCGGGGACCGCAGGGCCAAGGCGGCGGTGCCGCGGCTGGAGACGCCGCCGGGCGGAGACCTGTGGGCGCTGCGGCCCGCGGCGGAACAGCTGGACTCGATCGCGGGCTGA
- a CDS encoding MFS transporter has translation MVNEVVLGQGQLKRARYAVAAVFCVHGAVTGSFATRIPWIQDHAAVSAGQLGLALAFPALGASVAMPLAGAVSHRFGARNALRGLLSLWTLALVLPSFAPNLLTLCAALFMFGASAGMSDVAMNALGVEIENRMNRSIMSGLHGMWSAGALIGSAGGTLAAHLGSDARLHHALAAGTLTALGLVACQGVLDLRSAPDEEPPPRFALPPRSALVIGAIGFCAVFAEGASLDWSAVYLRDVMDTSAGLAAASTTAFALTMAVARFAGDRIVDRFGAVRTVRVGGVLATAGGLLVVVAPHPAVAMAGFAFIGLGVAVVVPLAFAAAGRSGPNPSQAIAGVATITYTSGLIAPSAIGAVADATSLVVSFGLVTALAFGLVLGAGVLRSAGRESAKSGTPSSAVPERRA, from the coding sequence ATGGTGAACGAAGTGGTCCTCGGGCAAGGACAGTTGAAGCGGGCGCGGTACGCCGTCGCCGCGGTCTTCTGTGTGCACGGCGCGGTCACCGGCAGCTTCGCCACCCGTATCCCCTGGATTCAGGACCATGCGGCCGTCAGCGCCGGCCAGCTCGGTCTGGCGCTCGCCTTCCCCGCGCTCGGCGCATCCGTGGCGATGCCGCTGGCCGGAGCGGTCAGCCACCGCTTCGGCGCGCGAAACGCCCTGCGCGGGTTGCTCTCCCTGTGGACCCTCGCGCTGGTCCTGCCGTCCTTCGCCCCGAATCTCCTCACGCTGTGCGCGGCGCTCTTCATGTTCGGGGCATCGGCGGGGATGTCGGACGTGGCGATGAACGCCCTGGGCGTCGAGATCGAGAACCGCATGAACCGCTCGATCATGTCCGGGCTGCACGGCATGTGGAGCGCCGGCGCACTGATCGGCTCGGCGGGCGGCACGCTCGCCGCGCATCTTGGCAGCGACGCACGGCTGCACCACGCGCTCGCGGCCGGGACGCTGACCGCGCTCGGGCTGGTCGCGTGCCAGGGCGTACTGGATCTGCGCAGCGCGCCCGACGAGGAGCCGCCGCCGAGGTTCGCGCTGCCGCCCAGGTCGGCGCTGGTCATCGGGGCGATCGGCTTCTGCGCGGTGTTCGCGGAGGGCGCGAGTCTGGACTGGTCGGCGGTGTATCTGCGGGACGTGATGGACACGTCGGCCGGTCTCGCGGCGGCGTCGACCACGGCTTTCGCGCTGACGATGGCGGTGGCGCGGTTCGCGGGCGACCGGATCGTGGACCGCTTCGGAGCGGTGCGGACGGTGCGTGTGGGCGGTGTGCTGGCCACCGCGGGCGGTCTCCTTGTGGTCGTGGCGCCGCATCCGGCCGTGGCGATGGCCGGATTCGCCTTCATCGGGCTCGGTGTCGCCGTCGTCGTACCGCTGGCCTTCGCGGCGGCGGGGCGCAGCGGCCCCAACCCCAGCCAGGCGATCGCGGGCGTCGCGACCATCACGTACACCTCGGGACTGATCGCCCCCTCGGCGATCGGCGCGGTCGCCGACGCGACGAGCCTGGTGGTCTCCTTCGGCCTGGTGACGGCGCTTGCGTTCGGCCTGGTTCTTGGGGCGGGGGTGCTGCGGTCGGCGGGGCGGGAGAGCGCGAAGTCGGGTACGCCGAGTTCGGCCGTGCCGGAGCGGCGGGCCTGA
- a CDS encoding ROK family transcriptional regulator yields MPASPSTARAINDRIALQLLQQEGPLTAGQLKTMTGLSRPTVADLVERLQGSGLIQVVGEAGAQRRGPNARVYGIVADRAHLAALDVRTQSVTVVVADLLGVTLAEASLPIDGDTGTEPAVEQAAALLERTAREAGAARLHSVGIGAPGLIDPVSGELRDTTGLPAWHRSLVAALQERLPARVIVENETNLAAVAEKRLGAAADRDTFVFLWLGHGVGAALFLDGRLRRGASGGAGEIGFLPVPGTKGIPSAVDCEGGFHSLAGSAAVCALAARHGIEADRPEDPAAAALVRKAVASGHGGFLDDLAHRLSLGVAAVAAVLDPGCVVLGGEVGHAGGAELAARVESRLAALSPLRTEVRAGKLGGAAVLSGALITAREAAQDDLFAR; encoded by the coding sequence ATGCCTGCATCCCCGAGCACCGCCCGGGCCATCAACGACCGGATCGCGCTTCAACTGCTTCAGCAGGAAGGCCCGTTGACAGCAGGGCAGCTGAAGACCATGACCGGACTCTCCCGTCCCACCGTCGCCGACCTGGTGGAGCGGCTGCAGGGGTCCGGCCTGATCCAGGTCGTCGGCGAGGCGGGCGCGCAGCGTCGCGGCCCCAATGCCCGGGTGTACGGGATCGTCGCCGACCGCGCGCACCTCGCCGCCCTCGACGTACGCACCCAGAGCGTCACCGTCGTCGTCGCCGATCTGCTCGGCGTCACCCTCGCCGAGGCCTCGCTTCCCATCGACGGCGACACCGGCACCGAACCCGCCGTCGAGCAGGCGGCCGCGCTGCTGGAGCGCACGGCCCGGGAGGCAGGCGCGGCCCGGCTGCACAGCGTCGGCATCGGCGCGCCCGGCCTGATCGACCCGGTCAGCGGCGAACTGCGCGACACCACCGGCCTGCCCGCCTGGCACCGCAGCCTCGTCGCCGCCCTCCAGGAACGGCTGCCGGCCCGGGTCATCGTCGAGAACGAGACCAATCTGGCGGCCGTCGCGGAGAAGCGCCTCGGTGCGGCCGCCGACCGCGACACGTTCGTCTTCCTGTGGCTCGGTCACGGCGTGGGTGCCGCCCTCTTCCTGGACGGCAGGCTCCGCCGGGGCGCCTCGGGCGGCGCGGGAGAGATCGGGTTCCTGCCGGTGCCCGGCACGAAGGGAATTCCGTCCGCGGTCGACTGCGAGGGCGGCTTCCACTCGCTGGCCGGGTCCGCCGCGGTCTGTGCGCTCGCTGCCCGGCACGGCATCGAGGCTGACCGGCCCGAGGACCCCGCTGCCGCGGCGCTCGTACGCAAGGCCGTGGCATCCGGGCACGGCGGCTTCCTCGACGACCTCGCCCACCGGCTCTCCCTCGGCGTGGCCGCGGTCGCCGCCGTACTCGACCCGGGCTGTGTGGTCCTCGGCGGCGAGGTCGGCCACGCGGGCGGCGCGGAGTTGGCCGCCAGAGTCGAGTCCCGGCTGGCCGCGCTGTCCCCGCTGCGTACGGAGGTACGCGCCGGAAAGCTGGGCGGCGCCGCGGTCCTGAGCGGCGCCCTGATCACCGCGCGCGAGGCGGCGCAGGACGACCTCTTCGCCCGCTGA
- the ribD gene encoding bifunctional diaminohydroxyphosphoribosylaminopyrimidine deaminase/5-amino-6-(5-phosphoribosylamino)uracil reductase RibD: protein MATAADQDAMRRAIRLAARGLGSTSPNPVVGCVILDASGQPAGAGYHQRAGGPHAEIHALRDAGDRALGGTAYVTLEPCNHTGLTGPCAQALIEAGISRVVYAVGDPNPQATGGADTLRAAGVQVEQGLLADQAEAGNIAWLTSVRLGRPYVLWKYAATLDGRIAAWDRTSRWITSPESRADVHRLRAEADAVIVGSGTMRADDPHLAVRGIDDAVQPLRVVVDTEGTAVQPGARVLDDAAPTLIAVAEDAETQLPDVVRLPRAGRGLSVPALLNALHQRGIRSVLLEGGPTLAGAFVAAGAVDKVVGYLAPVLLGAGPAALADAGISTISEALRLDMSETVRIGSDLRITAVPATAPKER from the coding sequence GTGGCCACCGCAGCCGACCAAGACGCCATGCGCCGAGCCATCCGGCTCGCCGCCCGCGGACTCGGCTCCACCAGCCCCAACCCGGTTGTCGGGTGCGTCATCCTCGATGCCTCCGGACAGCCCGCCGGCGCCGGCTACCACCAGCGCGCCGGCGGTCCGCACGCCGAGATCCACGCCCTGCGCGACGCCGGTGACCGGGCCCTCGGCGGCACCGCGTACGTCACCCTCGAACCCTGCAACCACACGGGCCTCACCGGCCCCTGCGCCCAGGCGCTGATCGAGGCCGGAATCAGCCGGGTCGTGTACGCGGTCGGCGACCCGAACCCGCAGGCCACCGGCGGCGCCGACACGCTGCGCGCAGCCGGGGTCCAGGTCGAGCAGGGCCTGCTCGCCGACCAGGCCGAAGCGGGCAACATCGCCTGGCTCACCTCCGTACGCCTCGGCCGCCCCTACGTCCTGTGGAAGTACGCCGCCACCCTCGACGGCCGTATCGCCGCGTGGGACCGCACCAGCCGATGGATCACCTCGCCCGAGTCCCGCGCCGACGTCCACCGGCTGCGCGCCGAGGCCGACGCGGTGATCGTCGGCTCGGGCACGATGCGTGCCGACGACCCGCACCTCGCGGTACGCGGCATCGATGACGCCGTACAGCCGCTGCGGGTCGTCGTAGACACCGAAGGCACCGCTGTGCAGCCCGGCGCCCGCGTCCTCGACGACGCCGCGCCGACCCTCATCGCGGTCGCCGAGGACGCCGAGACCCAACTGCCCGATGTCGTACGGCTACCGAGGGCCGGCCGGGGCCTGTCCGTACCGGCCCTGCTGAACGCCCTGCACCAGCGCGGCATCCGCTCCGTACTCCTCGAAGGCGGCCCGACTCTCGCCGGAGCCTTCGTCGCCGCGGGCGCCGTCGACAAGGTCGTCGGTTATCTCGCCCCCGTACTCCTCGGCGCGGGCCCCGCCGCCCTCGCCGACGCCGGAATCTCCACGATCAGCGAAGCGTTGCGGCTCGACATGAGCGAGACCGTGCGCATCGGCTCCGATCTGCGTATCACCGCCGTCCCCGCCACAGCCCCGAAGGAGCGCTGA
- a CDS encoding riboflavin synthase: protein MFTGIVEELGEVTAVENLGDASRFRLRGPLVTEGAKHGDSIAVNGVCLTVVDFGDGEFTADVMAETLNRSSLGALEERSRVNLERPMAVGDRLGGHIVQGHVDNVGTVLERKPSENWEIVKISLPADLTRYVVEKGSITVDGVSLTVVDAGPDYFTISLIPTTLALTTLGIKQPGDPVNLEVDVIAKYVERLLGADAGESAK from the coding sequence GTGTTCACCGGAATCGTCGAAGAGCTGGGTGAGGTCACCGCCGTCGAAAACCTCGGCGACGCCTCGCGCTTCCGACTGCGCGGCCCCCTCGTCACCGAAGGTGCGAAGCATGGCGACTCCATCGCCGTCAACGGCGTCTGCCTCACCGTCGTCGACTTCGGGGACGGCGAGTTCACCGCCGATGTGATGGCCGAGACGCTGAACCGCTCCAGCCTCGGGGCGCTCGAAGAACGCTCCCGCGTCAACCTGGAGCGGCCGATGGCCGTCGGGGACCGGCTCGGCGGGCACATCGTGCAGGGACATGTCGACAACGTCGGTACCGTCCTCGAGCGCAAGCCGTCGGAGAACTGGGAGATCGTGAAGATCTCCCTCCCCGCCGACCTCACCCGCTACGTCGTCGAGAAGGGCTCGATCACCGTCGACGGCGTCAGCCTCACCGTGGTCGACGCCGGCCCCGACTACTTCACCATCAGCCTCATCCCCACCACCCTCGCCCTGACCACGCTCGGCATCAAGCAGCCCGGCGACCCGGTCAACCTCGAGGTCGACGTCATCGCCAAGTACGTCGAGCGGCTGCTCGGCGCGGACGCCGGGGAGAGCGCGAAGTGA
- a CDS encoding nicotinamide mononucleotide transporter family protein, with translation MSAVDWLNSEAFTAFDQHIKWSDMIGNIVGLIALALGWRRSIWTWPAQFASGVILLVAFASAHLTGSAGKQVVVMAVASWGWWQWTRGRQQAQDGSIAVRFATWRERGVLAAGAAVGTLAVGGLFTLYPSLSWDPWPDAYIFVGTLVAMYAQARGMVEFWFAWLLVDLVGVPLNFANGFAFSGFVYVIYGALVLWGMRDWWLRSRTSAKPSLEGAAA, from the coding sequence GTGAGCGCAGTCGACTGGCTGAACAGTGAGGCCTTCACGGCCTTCGACCAGCACATCAAATGGTCCGACATGATCGGCAACATCGTCGGCCTGATCGCCCTCGCGCTGGGCTGGCGGCGCTCGATATGGACCTGGCCCGCTCAGTTCGCCTCCGGCGTCATCCTCCTCGTCGCGTTCGCCTCCGCGCATCTGACCGGCAGCGCCGGCAAGCAGGTAGTGGTCATGGCCGTCGCGTCGTGGGGCTGGTGGCAGTGGACCCGCGGCCGGCAGCAGGCCCAGGACGGCTCGATCGCCGTCCGCTTCGCCACCTGGCGCGAGCGTGGCGTCCTCGCCGCCGGTGCGGCCGTCGGCACCCTGGCCGTCGGCGGGCTGTTCACCCTGTACCCGTCGCTGTCCTGGGACCCGTGGCCCGACGCGTACATCTTCGTCGGCACTCTGGTCGCCATGTACGCACAGGCGCGGGGCATGGTCGAGTTCTGGTTCGCGTGGCTGCTCGTCGACCTCGTCGGCGTACCGCTCAACTTCGCCAACGGCTTCGCCTTCTCCGGTTTTGTCTACGTCATCTACGGCGCGCTCGTCCTGTGGGGCATGCGCGACTGGTGGCTGCGCTCGCGAACGAGCGCCAAGCCCTCCCTGGAAGGAGCAGCGGCATGA
- a CDS encoding bifunctional 3,4-dihydroxy-2-butanone-4-phosphate synthase/GTP cyclohydrolase II has translation MTALPTWYSTDNVEDFSLDPVEQAIRDIATGRPVVVVDDEDRENEGDLVIAAEKATPEIIAFMMSECRGLICAPMEGEELERLDLPQMVERNTESMRTAFTVSVDAGPAFGVTTGISAADRATTLQLLAGGEAVASDFVRPGHVFPLRAKPGGVLVRNGHTEAAVDLARLAGLRPAGAIVEIAGEDGVMLRLPELIPFARKHGLTIISIEDLIAYRRTSEPTVKREAEVNLPTAFGQFTAYGYRSTVDGIEHVALLHGEIGDGEDVLVRVHSECLTGDIFHSLRCDCGPQLQASMEQITEAGRGVVVYLRGHEGRGIGLLSKLRAYELQERGRDTLDANLELGLPADARDYAAGAQILEDLGVRSLRLMTNNPEKITALVRHGLTVHGREPMPVQAGEHNLRYLRTKRDRMGHDLPWLDATGVSACGNQ, from the coding sequence ATGACTGCACTGCCCACCTGGTACTCCACCGACAACGTCGAGGACTTCTCCCTCGACCCGGTCGAGCAGGCCATCCGCGACATCGCCACGGGACGACCCGTCGTGGTCGTCGACGACGAGGACCGCGAGAACGAGGGCGACCTCGTCATCGCCGCCGAGAAGGCCACGCCCGAGATCATCGCCTTCATGATGAGCGAGTGCCGCGGCCTGATCTGCGCTCCGATGGAGGGCGAGGAGCTGGAGCGGCTCGACCTGCCGCAGATGGTCGAGCGCAACACCGAGTCGATGCGCACGGCCTTCACCGTCTCCGTCGACGCGGGGCCCGCGTTCGGCGTCACCACCGGCATCTCCGCGGCCGACCGTGCCACCACCCTCCAGCTCCTGGCGGGCGGCGAGGCAGTGGCCTCCGACTTCGTACGCCCCGGTCATGTCTTCCCGCTCCGCGCCAAGCCCGGCGGGGTGCTGGTGCGCAACGGCCACACCGAGGCCGCGGTGGACCTCGCCCGGCTCGCGGGCCTGCGCCCGGCCGGCGCCATCGTCGAGATCGCGGGCGAGGACGGGGTGATGCTGCGGCTGCCCGAGCTGATCCCGTTCGCCCGCAAGCACGGCCTGACGATCATCTCCATAGAGGACCTGATCGCATACCGCCGCACCTCCGAGCCGACCGTCAAGCGCGAGGCCGAGGTCAATCTGCCCACCGCCTTCGGGCAGTTCACCGCCTACGGCTACCGCTCCACCGTCGACGGCATCGAGCATGTCGCGCTCCTCCACGGCGAGATCGGCGACGGCGAGGACGTCCTCGTACGCGTCCACTCCGAGTGCCTGACCGGCGACATCTTCCACTCGCTGCGCTGTGACTGCGGCCCCCAGTTGCAGGCCTCCATGGAGCAAATCACCGAGGCCGGCCGTGGCGTGGTGGTCTATCTGCGCGGCCACGAGGGCCGCGGCATCGGCCTGCTGTCCAAGCTGCGCGCGTACGAACTTCAGGAGCGCGGCCGCGACACCCTCGACGCCAACCTGGAACTCGGCCTGCCCGCCGACGCCCGCGACTACGCGGCAGGCGCGCAGATCCTCGAGGACCTCGGCGTACGCAGCCTGCGGCTGATGACCAACAACCCCGAGAAGATCACCGCGCTCGTCCGGCACGGCCTCACGGTCCACGGCCGCGAGCCGATGCCCGTCCAGGCGGGCGAGCACAATCTCCGGTATCTGCGCACCAAGCGGGACCGGATGGGACACGACCTGCCCTGGCTCGACGCCACCGGCGTGTCGGCCTGCGGCAACCAGTAA
- the ribH gene encoding 6,7-dimethyl-8-ribityllumazine synthase: MSGKGAPELSVRNCGDLRVAVIAAQWHEKVMDGLVDGALRALHELGIDEPTLLRVPGSFELPVVAKVLAGRGYDAIVALGVVIRGGTPHFEYVCQGVTQGLTQVSIDTGVPVGFGVLTCDTEEQALDRAGLEGSNEDKGHEAVTAALATAAILRSVSEPWR; this comes from the coding sequence ATGAGCGGCAAGGGTGCACCCGAACTGTCCGTACGGAACTGCGGCGACCTGCGGGTGGCGGTGATCGCGGCCCAGTGGCACGAGAAGGTCATGGACGGCCTCGTCGACGGTGCCCTGCGCGCACTGCACGAGCTGGGCATCGACGAGCCGACGCTGCTGCGTGTCCCCGGCAGCTTCGAGCTCCCGGTGGTCGCCAAGGTGCTCGCGGGCCGCGGTTACGACGCGATCGTCGCGCTCGGCGTCGTCATCCGCGGCGGCACCCCGCACTTCGAGTACGTGTGCCAGGGTGTCACCCAGGGCCTGACCCAGGTCTCCATCGACACCGGCGTCCCGGTCGGCTTCGGCGTGCTGACCTGCGACACCGAGGAGCAGGCACTGGACCGGGCCGGTCTGGAGGGCTCGAACGAGGACAAGGGGCACGAGGCGGTCACGGCGGCGCTCGCCACCGCGGCCATCCTGCGTTCAGTATCTGAACCCTGGCGCTGA
- a CDS encoding phosphoribosyl-ATP diphosphatase, with translation MANKTFEELFAELQLKAKNGDPATSRTAELVDKGVHAIGKKVVEEAAEVWMAAEYEGKEAAAEEISQLLYHVQVMMVARGISLDDVYAHL, from the coding sequence ATGGCCAACAAAACCTTCGAAGAGCTCTTCGCCGAGCTGCAGCTCAAGGCGAAGAACGGCGACCCTGCCACCTCCCGCACCGCCGAGCTGGTGGACAAGGGAGTGCATGCCATCGGCAAGAAGGTCGTCGAGGAGGCCGCCGAGGTCTGGATGGCCGCCGAGTACGAGGGCAAGGAAGCCGCCGCCGAGGAGATCTCGCAGTTGCTGTACCACGTCCAGGTGATGATGGTCGCGCGCGGGATCTCCCTCGACGACGTCTACGCCCACCTCTGA